In Bacillus sp. Cs-700, one genomic interval encodes:
- a CDS encoding DinB family protein: MIEKTLGNYDVHDSSHGLQALKETREKLLSMVSDIEFQELHYGYSSFPTVGAYLLHIAQIELWWVKNALMGESVTEEEKERYYFQEAQIIAAPDDKELSWFLARLAEARDYIRAYFNQLSDVEYRKPGPEITINGETLRYSPEWIISHLIDHEAYHRGQAAMVLKMVSGQREAWEHFNTPYLSL, translated from the coding sequence ATGATTGAAAAAACTCTTGGTAATTATGACGTACATGATTCCTCTCATGGCCTTCAAGCTTTAAAGGAAACGAGGGAAAAACTTCTTTCAATGGTAAGTGACATTGAGTTTCAGGAACTTCACTATGGATACTCAAGTTTTCCTACAGTAGGAGCTTATTTACTTCATATTGCACAAATCGAGCTTTGGTGGGTGAAAAATGCGCTGATGGGTGAAAGTGTAACAGAGGAAGAGAAAGAGCGGTACTATTTTCAGGAAGCACAAATCATCGCTGCACCTGATGACAAAGAACTTTCCTGGTTCTTAGCTCGTCTTGCCGAAGCTCGTGATTATATTCGAGCATATTTTAATCAATTATCAGACGTGGAATACCGAAAGCCTGGACCAGAAATTACGATTAATGGGGAAACGCTTCGCTATTCTCCTGAATGGATTATTAGCCATTTAATTGATCATGAAGCTTACCATAGAGGACAGGCTGCAATGGTATTGAAAATGGTTTCCGGACAGCGAGAAGCATGGGAGCATTTCAATACACCGTATTTGTCGTTATAA
- the fabF gene encoding beta-ketoacyl-ACP synthase II: MKRRVVITGLGTVSPLGNSLEETWTNVLNGVSGINPLTRLDKDQFAAKVSGEALEFDPEKFMDRKEARKMDRFTQFAVAASQMAVEDAGLKINEENAERVGVWIGSGIGGMETYESQFRTFMDKGARRVSPFFVPMMIPDMASGQVSIMLGAKGINSCTVTACASGTNSIGDSFKVIQRGDADVMITGGSEAPITSMSVAGFGSMKALSTNADPASASRPFDANRDGFVIGEGAGILVIESLESAEKRGAKIYAEIVGYGSTGDAYHVTQPAPEGEGGARAMQQAIDDAGLSPTDIGYINAHGTSTDYNDKFETAAIKSVFGEHAYKLAVSSTKSMTGHLLGAAGAVEGVFCAKVLEEGILPPTINYETPDPNCDLDYVPNKARKADVKAVMNNSLGFGGHNATLVFKKFVK, encoded by the coding sequence ATGAAGAGAAGAGTTGTTATTACCGGGTTGGGGACGGTTTCCCCACTTGGAAATTCATTAGAGGAAACGTGGACAAATGTATTGAATGGAGTTTCTGGAATCAACCCATTAACTCGTTTAGATAAAGATCAGTTCGCAGCAAAAGTTTCAGGAGAAGCGCTTGAATTTGATCCGGAAAAATTCATGGACCGTAAAGAAGCTCGTAAAATGGACAGGTTTACACAGTTTGCTGTAGCCGCTTCTCAAATGGCTGTTGAAGATGCTGGTTTAAAGATTAATGAAGAAAATGCTGAGAGAGTTGGCGTTTGGATTGGATCAGGTATAGGCGGTATGGAAACGTATGAATCACAATTCCGTACGTTCATGGATAAAGGCGCTCGTCGCGTTAGTCCATTCTTCGTTCCGATGATGATACCAGATATGGCGTCAGGTCAAGTTTCGATTATGCTTGGAGCAAAAGGAATTAACTCATGTACCGTAACTGCCTGTGCTTCAGGAACGAACTCAATCGGTGATTCGTTTAAAGTGATTCAGCGAGGTGATGCGGATGTGATGATCACCGGGGGATCTGAAGCGCCGATTACAAGCATGAGCGTAGCTGGATTTGGTTCAATGAAAGCACTATCTACAAATGCTGACCCAGCCTCTGCAAGTCGCCCTTTTGATGCAAATCGTGATGGGTTTGTCATTGGAGAAGGTGCTGGAATTCTCGTGATTGAAAGCCTTGAGTCTGCAGAAAAACGTGGTGCGAAAATTTATGCAGAAATCGTAGGTTACGGTTCTACTGGTGATGCGTATCACGTTACGCAACCTGCACCTGAAGGAGAAGGTGGCGCAAGAGCCATGCAGCAAGCAATTGATGATGCAGGCCTTTCTCCAACCGATATTGGCTATATTAACGCACACGGTACAAGTACAGATTACAACGACAAGTTTGAAACTGCCGCGATTAAGTCTGTGTTTGGAGAGCATGCTTATAAGCTTGCTGTTAGTTCGACAAAGTCGATGACTGGTCATTTACTAGGAGCAGCCGGCGCGGTTGAAGGTGTATTCTGTGCAAAGGTATTAGAAGAAGGAATTCTTCCACCTACGATTAACTACGAAACGCCAGATCCAAACTGTGATCTTGACTATGTGCCAAATAAAGCCCGCAAAGCTGATGTGAAAGCCGTTATGAATAACTCACTTGGTTTTGGTGGTCATAATGCAACATTAGTGTTTAAGAAATTCGTGAAGTAA
- a CDS encoding YppG family protein, with amino-acid sequence MYPYYQQQSYYHQPSGYQPYQQQSFTPYPPYPPPYQGQNYHPGGQPYYPHPYYQQPYGPYQGYPGGQPFMNQFKKQNGQYDFPKMMNTVQQITPMVKQMGSLLNLFVK; translated from the coding sequence ATGTATCCGTATTATCAGCAACAGTCATATTATCATCAACCCTCTGGCTATCAACCGTATCAGCAACAGTCATTCACACCTTATCCGCCTTATCCACCACCCTATCAAGGGCAAAATTATCATCCGGGTGGGCAGCCCTACTATCCCCATCCTTACTACCAACAACCATACGGCCCTTATCAGGGATATCCAGGTGGGCAGCCATTTATGAACCAGTTCAAAAAGCAAAACGGCCAATATGACTTTCCTAAAATGATGAATACAGTTCAACAAATTACACCTATGGTAAAACAAATGGGGTCATTGCTTAACTTATTCGTAAAATAA
- a CDS encoding beta-ketoacyl-ACP synthase III, translating into MNAGLLGVGHYVPERVLTNQDLEKMVDTSDEWIRTRTGIEERRIADDDMNTSDMAYLASKKALEDANIKAEDLDLILVATVTPDYPFPSVGCLLQEKLGATNAAAMDLSAACAGFMYGMITAGQFINNDTYKNILVVGVEKLSKITDWEDRNTAVLFGDGAGAAVIGPVTEGRGILSFELGSDGAGAKHLYQEPNGFMAMNGREVFKFAVRQMGQSAINVIDKAGLTKEDVDFLIPHQANIRIMEASRQRLELPVEKMATTVKKYGNTSSSTIPIALSEAMEEGRVKDDDVVILVGFGGGLTWGAVALKLGR; encoded by the coding sequence ATGAACGCTGGTTTACTAGGTGTAGGACATTATGTACCAGAACGTGTATTAACCAACCAAGACTTAGAGAAAATGGTTGATACATCTGACGAATGGATCCGCACTCGAACAGGTATCGAGGAAAGAAGAATCGCAGATGATGATATGAATACATCGGATATGGCTTATTTAGCTTCAAAAAAAGCCCTTGAAGATGCTAATATAAAAGCGGAAGATCTGGACCTTATTTTAGTTGCGACCGTAACGCCAGACTATCCATTTCCATCAGTTGGCTGTTTGCTTCAAGAGAAACTAGGAGCAACAAATGCTGCTGCAATGGATTTAAGTGCAGCTTGTGCAGGTTTCATGTACGGCATGATTACAGCTGGACAGTTCATTAACAACGATACTTACAAAAACATCCTAGTTGTAGGAGTTGAAAAACTTTCGAAAATTACGGACTGGGAAGATCGAAACACCGCTGTTCTTTTTGGCGATGGTGCTGGAGCTGCAGTCATTGGCCCAGTAACGGAAGGAAGAGGGATCCTTTCATTTGAACTTGGTTCAGATGGGGCAGGTGCCAAGCATCTCTACCAAGAGCCAAATGGCTTTATGGCAATGAACGGCAGAGAAGTGTTTAAGTTTGCCGTAAGACAAATGGGTCAGTCAGCTATTAATGTGATTGATAAGGCCGGTTTAACAAAGGAAGATGTTGATTTCTTAATTCCTCATCAAGCAAACATCAGAATTATGGAAGCATCCAGACAACGACTGGAACTCCCAGTTGAAAAGATGGCAACAACGGTGAAGAAGTATGGAAATACATCATCATCAACCATTCCAATTGCGCTTTCAGAAGCAATGGAAGAAGGCAGAGTGAAGGATGACGATGTTGTGATTCTTGTTGGTTTCGGAGGCGGTTTAACTTGGGGAGCCGTTGCCCTCAAATTAGGACGCTAA
- a CDS encoding YjbA family protein, with protein sequence MLYLRDVWVNWFEGEENGYNVCNFHEWRKDDFIELLDQVPVIKVESVLYHYIENDLTELPESLLNDVFQQSYIRKNNERSPLEYCFLATDGRGVIVIDTLGYKIPIRKSRVIPRQEKAVYEMVADIEATRYPFETDQPVKEHHILSPGPDIMMGLTRKERQLKQLLFMALDQLYSSGNSAEIRYWFTECQPKKYVQIQNMEMDEAWEGLYREVKAGWSAKHEQICERIIKGQPYFEKIWELEKGTHVN encoded by the coding sequence ATGTTGTATTTGCGAGATGTTTGGGTGAATTGGTTTGAGGGCGAAGAGAATGGATACAACGTATGTAATTTCCATGAGTGGCGAAAAGATGATTTTATTGAACTATTGGATCAAGTGCCTGTCATTAAGGTAGAATCGGTCTTGTATCATTATATCGAAAATGATCTTACTGAGCTTCCGGAGAGTTTGCTTAATGATGTTTTTCAACAGAGCTATATTCGAAAGAACAATGAACGATCACCTTTAGAATATTGCTTCCTGGCTACGGATGGCAGAGGTGTTATCGTGATTGATACATTAGGATATAAGATTCCGATTCGCAAAAGTCGCGTGATACCAAGACAGGAAAAAGCGGTTTATGAAATGGTGGCAGATATTGAAGCAACTCGATACCCATTTGAAACGGATCAACCTGTGAAGGAGCATCATATTCTTTCACCAGGACCAGATATTATGATGGGGCTAACACGAAAGGAAAGACAGTTAAAACAGCTTTTGTTTATGGCACTAGATCAGCTCTACTCAAGTGGGAACTCAGCTGAAATTCGGTATTGGTTCACAGAATGCCAACCAAAAAAATATGTGCAGATTCAAAACATGGAAATGGACGAGGCATGGGAAGGGCTATACCGTGAAGTAAAAGCAGGTTGGTCAGCAAAACATGAGCAAATTTGTGAGCGGATTATTAAAGGGCAACCGTATTTTGAGAAAATATGGGAGCTTGAAAAGGGAACGCATGTAAACTAA
- the trpS gene encoding tryptophan--tRNA ligase: protein MSVIFSGIQPSGTLTIGNYLGAMKHFTDMQGDNECYFCVVNQHAITVPQEKQALKQNSRSLAALYLASGIDPEKSTLFIQSEVPAHAQLAWMLQCVSYIGELERMTQFKDKSTGKDAVSAGLLTYPPLMAADILLYGTEIVPVGDDQKQHIELTRNLAERFNRKYNDIFVMPDARIPKVGARIMSLQDPSKKMSKSDSNQNAYISMLDEPATIIKKVKRAVTDSDGVVRYDKEEKPAISNLLTIYSLCSGKSVEEIESLYDGKGYGDFKAELGEVIAETLRPIQERYNELVASAELDDILDHGAEKANRKASKMLAKAERAMGLERKRR from the coding sequence ATGAGCGTTATTTTTTCCGGAATTCAACCTAGTGGTACATTAACAATTGGTAACTACTTAGGAGCTATGAAACATTTTACTGACATGCAGGGCGATAATGAATGTTACTTTTGTGTCGTTAACCAACATGCCATCACAGTCCCTCAAGAAAAACAGGCGTTAAAACAAAACTCAAGAAGTCTTGCCGCACTCTACCTGGCATCAGGGATTGATCCTGAAAAATCGACGTTATTTATTCAGTCTGAAGTACCCGCTCATGCCCAGCTTGCCTGGATGCTACAATGCGTATCTTATATCGGCGAACTTGAGCGTATGACGCAGTTTAAAGATAAATCTACTGGGAAAGATGCTGTAAGCGCAGGTCTTCTAACATATCCACCATTAATGGCTGCGGATATCCTTTTATATGGTACAGAAATTGTTCCTGTAGGTGATGACCAAAAACAGCACATTGAACTGACGCGAAATCTTGCCGAACGTTTTAATCGTAAATATAACGACATCTTCGTTATGCCTGATGCTCGCATTCCTAAAGTTGGGGCGCGAATTATGTCACTTCAGGATCCATCAAAAAAAATGAGTAAATCTGACTCCAATCAAAATGCCTATATCTCTATGCTTGATGAGCCTGCAACGATTATTAAAAAAGTAAAGCGTGCCGTGACGGACTCTGATGGGGTTGTCCGATATGACAAAGAAGAGAAACCAGCTATTTCAAACCTGTTAACGATCTACTCTCTTTGTTCTGGGAAAAGCGTTGAAGAAATTGAATCGCTTTATGATGGCAAAGGCTATGGTGACTTTAAAGCAGAGCTCGGAGAAGTGATCGCTGAAACGTTAAGACCGATCCAAGAACGATACAACGAACTGGTTGCATCAGCTGAGTTAGATGACATTCTTGATCATGGTGCTGAAAAAGCAAATCGTAAAGCTTCTAAAATGCTAGCAAAAGCAGAGCGTGCGATGGGTCTTGAGAGAAAAAGAAGATAA
- a CDS encoding ComZ family protein — translation MDQNMKFMQIAMKYLPEAKQSLGEQDIELDLEKMQPLLQLFLKAMEDAYELGKQDAQE, via the coding sequence ATGGATCAAAACATGAAATTTATGCAAATTGCAATGAAGTATTTACCTGAAGCGAAACAATCGCTTGGTGAACAGGACATTGAACTTGATCTTGAAAAAATGCAGCCGCTACTTCAGCTCTTTCTTAAAGCGATGGAAGATGCTTATGAGCTTGGAAAGCAGGATGCACAGGAGTAA